The stretch of DNA ACAAGTAAAGTCTTTTTTAGGGGCTACAGAACACCTGTTATAAGAGTATAATAATGTCCCTTTAGTGCCTCTGCAGCCAGTCAAGCCaagtgtttctatgttttccaGTCCTGGACTTAGGAGTGCATGCCCATGCTTTATGTTGTAAAAAAAAGATCTGCCAGAGCGAGGCCTCAGAGCTGGGTGGTTACAGACTCCTCCTGATCCCCTGTCCAGCTAATGGACCCCAGGCTGTCGCAGGGCCCCACCCAGCCCTCGTACATGTCCTCGCTGGAGCTGAGCAGGCGCGAGCTGGATGCCGTGATGCTGGAAGCACAATGCAGAGGGCCCAGGGCCAAGGGCTGCCCCGCGACGGGCAGTAGCAGCGCGCCGTCCCGCCCATTGGACTGcctctgctgccgctgctgctgcagagacaCGTGATGCGCGTCAGCGTGCGCCCCCATCTCGTCCAGACGCAGCCCCCCCAGTTGGTGGAGGTGCATCTCGCTGCGCGTGACTTGCGGGTCCGAGGGCATGCGGAGGTCCACCCCATCCGAGATGCTGTAGGCGGACCGCGAGGAGCTGGCAGGCTCAGGCAGGTGGCCGTTCATGCGGGAAAACAGCAGGCCCAGCCGCCGCAGCGAGTCCTTCTTGGAGCGGGAGAAGCGCTGTAGGCGCCCGCCATTGCGTATGAATGAGGACGAGGACGTGAACTTGCGCAGCCCGTTGCTCTTTGGTTTTTTGTCGTTCGCCGCCACATCACCGTCTCTCGAACCTGACATGGAGCGGAATAGTGCCGACACGCCGAACTCCGAGTCCCGGGACCTCTTGTCAGAGGAGAGGCTGAAGGAGACCCCCTTGGGGTTTTTGGTTTTGAGGTCTTCGGCCAGGTCGTCATCCTGCTGCGTGGCCTCACTACTGGAGGAGTAGGTGCGGCGGGGCGGCTTGCGGTTGCCCAGCAGATCCAGAACCTCATAGCGGAAGCTGGAGATGTCCTGCTTCAACTCCTGTCAAGGGGAACAGAAGGATAGAGATCAATAAAATTTGTTTCACATTTCTCTGTAAATACAGTATGCAGAGATTCACAATTCTCTGCATCACTGATCCTAAATGATTCAGAGGAAATCCAAATCAGTGAAATagtcaattcaatttaatgaatttcattatgaaataatttaatttaatttaattgtgtCCAAGCACCCTTGATGACAATGACACATTAGTTGGCCGGGGACCGAGTCTTCTCAAATTGAAATGTAAATATGCTGGCAAACTCATGACTATCACTTATGAACAGTGTAGACAAAACATTGTAGATTAGGAAACTctgagtaaataaaaaaaaaattccaaatAATGAGCTTCAGATTTTGAACAGGACGTCATCTGCAACTCACTTTGAAGTTTTCCTCTGTCAGGCCTTCATCCGTCTTTGCACTGCGGATCATTGCTGCAACATACCTCTTCACCAGGCTCCTAATTACCTCCtgcatttcagagagagagaagagttgattttacatttgcactTCCCCCAAACCACTCTATAAAACACTTTATCATCATTACtatgaatattattattattattattatttcctctTTACCTTTATATTGACTCATTTATTGACATGGGGAGAAAGCATTTGAGACACCCATGAGGGATCAGGCTCTCATTTATATGAGCGCATTTCTCCATTTCAATTCGATCAGGAACAACTAGCATATTTATGACATATGTGATTGCTAGAGGTGGAAATCTGGACATGCATATATTTGCATTAATTTGCATGTTTAGCACAACACAAGCTGTGGTACTGCTCTAGTACATTATATTTAAGACTTTCTGAAGAATGGAAGAAAAATGGTCTGTGTGCTCCGGAGAGGAAACAGCTTTTCAGCACAACATGAGCTGTGGTACTGCTCCACTGTATTATATTTAAGACATCCTGAAGAATGGAAGAAAAATGGTCTGTGTGCTCTGGAGAGGGAACAACttcgacacactcacacacttttgaTTCACTGCACTttttctgttcagtgtgtggtggtttttcactacataaaataaatgaatggtgCTGCATCTATCAACCCATCACTAAAACTGTCATACATTCCCCAGTCCATCATACATTGTCCAGCTGGTGCATCTATACGCACAGTGATGCCTTTGTCTTTCTGAGTGCCACCATCCTATCATCCATCTGCCTATGCAGAACCTAAGGATCTGTGTACCAACAGCTCAGCTCTCTGCTGCGTCTTTCCTCTGCCCTGCAGCATGTGCATCAACCCACCAGTACAGGCACTCGCAACAGCAGTagcttattatttatttatttatttatttctgatgATGCCTGTTCATTATCGGGCATACGGCTGTTAGCTGGTGCTGTGCTGGTGTCCAAATGTCCAAAGCACATTAGCAATCAGTAGGGGAGCTCAGGCAGCACAAAGCCCAgtctggggagggggaggtggatgaggaggaggaggaggagggatgctAGTGAAGACAGGCCAAGCCACAATTAGCATGATGGGCAAACGAGCGGTAAGCCAACGGTCAGGCTGTTTTGCGATGGGAAACGGGATTAACAGCTCTAGCTTCCCTGACATACACACCAGTGACAAGGACATGGGAGAAATTTttcatttatattattttttcTTCTCTATTTTCCAGATTCACTCTCTTGACAGCTTCTGAATGAGCAATACAATTACACTAAAAAAAGACATCTTTCCTAAACAAATTACTGCATGACATGAAGTAGCTGTCTGGTGCTTTTCATCTTTTAAACGTTCATGAATGCAAACATACCAAACCATGCCTCAGTATGGAAACCAATACACATTTTAAGAATATAATCAGAGAGTTAAAAATTCCATATTGCATTGGGCAGAAACCAGCTGTATGTTGTAGATATCCCTATAGTGAACCTATAGTTGTTGTAGCTGCATTTCAGTGTCTCCTGCTAGCCTGGCTTCACCCATCTAGCCTGTCTTTACCCATCGATTGCTACCAGCTCACTGGTATAAAGGCATTGCTGGGATTATAGTCTGAGCACTATTTGCAAGCCCTCTTCAACAGCCATGCCGAGGGAAACCAATCAGCAACCAGTGAAGGGAGTGGGTCAAGTGGACTCGATGATGTCCAAAACAAGCTGTGAAATCAGTCGCCTTACTGCAGAGTTTCCCTTCAAACCAGTGACAGCTGAGAATGTATGTTGTTATGTATTAAGAATTGTGACAGACAAATATCTCAAATGGAAATGGGCTAGAGCAGAGAGATTGTATCTCAAAGCTGAACTACGCTATTCGGCCACACTGAGATCGGTAAACCTCGCTACCTGTACTAAACCTCTCCCCAATATGTCAGACAACTTTGTTTAAGCACTTTTGAAGGGAATATTATCAATTTTAGCTATGGTTAAAATAAGTGTAGCCAGTAGTATTAGCCTTGCTAAAATTAGGCTAGCTATATCCTTGCTAGTTTTCTGCAGTGTAACTTGGCTAGCTGGCTGTGTGAAAATCTCATTGTCAGTAACAATGTAAAATTCCTCCTATGTGTAATAAATCTGGAGTTATAAAGGCTGATTACTATACAGCTAGGTTAGAACCGTGAACTGTTCTTTCCTGAAAATGTGGTGTACACGACGTGTGTCATGTGCAAGTGTCACCACTCGAGGCTGATCCAATCTCTATAAATTAAAAAAGTTTGGCCATACGGTATCAACGAAGTGACTAGTTATACAGGCTATGTCCCTATGACAGGCTCCCATAATCTTTTGGTGCTATTCTGAAAGCGTGCCTTACCTGGTAGTGCTGGTTCTGAATAAGGTTGTCAGCATGACGCTCCTGAAATCACAGAGAGCAAAATCATTATTTACCTCTGGAACtgcaaaaataataattacataaGCATTCAAGAAGAACAATTCAGAACAATTCAGAACAGgtatacatgtatgcacactTTTAATTTTTGTTTACTGTTATATGTTTGGTGTGGAATGTAAGATCATGGACTAATCCATCCTATTCAATTTACAGTCCTTTATATTTAAAGTTACTTTTTACCATGACAAATTCACAGTCTCACTGATATTACTGTAAATGGAAACTTCTGTAGGCCAAATTAATAATAGATATGACATCTTGTTCTAGAGTTACTTGAGTGAAGTACCAATCAATAAAATCCCTCGATCAAACTTCTGCTGTGGGGATTTGCACAGCTTGGGGTGGTGATGCCGGTGGTGTAACAGCCTGTGAGTTCTGCAGGTTTAGCTCGGATTTCAGAAAGTGAGAATGAGGTGCCTTATGTAATCGCTCTCATCCCAAACCATCTCATCTGTTCTGtactatgtgtgtatttgtgtgtgtgtgtgtgtgtgtgtgttgtgtgtgtgtgtgtctactgaatGTGTGGGTGAACGTGGGTGACTACGCTTGCAGGAGAGAGTAGTGAAACAGTCGATCCCTTGctcaaagaggagagaagttcATCTGATGGAGGGATGTCAGGGGAATCGGTATGGTTGAAGCGCCGGTTGCCTAGCAACATGTGGCGGGCTACTGCAACTCGGAGCTGGACAGCCCAGGGTTCTCATACCATATGCGTTGGGGAAAAACTGTTAAAAATGTGTGGTCGACTCGGCACCACGCTCCACTGCTCCCTGCAGTGGTTTGAACTGATGCATACAATGTCTGCAGCTGTGGCTAGCAATTTAATATGGTTCCCGCCTTGTAGCTCTACCCAAATACTTGCCCGCCTGAATGTAATGATTGGCTTGTAAAACCAGATTTAATGCAAACAAGCACAGAGGTCTCAAAAACAGTGTGTGAGCAGATTACTAATATGAATATTATATAGACATATTACTGTTCCATTTCATTCTCTAAACAACAGAAGCACCGATGGTGAGTTTACAGCAGAACACACTTATtattagacacagacagaaaattgACGGCAGCAGTAATTAAAATGTCTGCTCCATGCAATGCAATTCTGGGCTTATCTGGAAAACGAAACTGAAAAGTGACTTTGACAAGACAGGAAGAAACAAAATCATTTTGCCAAGCTTTAGCACTGTCATTAAAAGTGTGCATTAGCAAAGATGGGTTAGACCAACCTTACATACCCATAAGCCTGTACAAACGATGTGGGCTAAGgatacatttacaaaatgtgGGGTTGTGTAATGACTGCCGTAACTAAGCGAGAGCTGGGTTCGAAATATTATTCTCTTTATTATTTAATAATGGCCAATACACAATGGTGCTTTTGGTAAATGAACCCTAGATCCATTGCATAATTGGTTACCATCGagtgagaataataatataaaagcgtctgctaaatgctAAAATACTGAAGTGTTTAATTAAGTTAAACGTGTATGTTTTGTCTGGGCGTTCGTGGTAGGGTTTCCCACCGTGAATTCCTTGAAGTTTTCATGCTTCTTATGGtcctctgggctgggctgtcCCTTCGCACACAGCTTgctgtgcacccacacacagaggtaccACACCGATTTAGGGCTGGCGATGATGTTGAAGGGGGGAGGCAGCGTGGCGCCCTCGTCGAAGTAGCTCATCCACAGCTTCGTCCGAGCAAACTTCCACTCAATGTCAGCGTGGTCCTGCACGTGGGAGTATGGCAAAGAGTTAAGATGGAGGACACATTCAAATTAAATATGGTATGACACATTCAGAGAGATGGGGGTAATACTATCCTTATGTGAGGATCTTTAAGATATATTCAGAGAAGTCATTATCTGTATGTAGATAATGTCATTCGTTTTACAACACATGCCTTAACTGTGACGGGACATGGTATGTTGTGTCCCACACAACTTACCGCTATGAGCTGGTAGGAATTGTTCATCATGGCAATGAGCATGTTAAGTAACACCACCAGGGAGATGACATTGTAAGTGCCAAACATGGTAGCACCCACAAATTCGGTGAACTCGTGCCGTGCCTTAACGTTGGTGACGTACAGGTTGAGGAGCCCAAACACTGACCAAAAAAGTGACTGCAGTGTTTCAAACAACCTGCAGAAAATTGAGGGAGGTAGAAATCGatacaaaattgaaaacacacgCATGACGTACATATTTTCTGCATGAACATTTTCTAGAAATACGGCAACTTTTCTTGACATTGTAAAGGTAACCCCTCCAAAAATTGTGTCATATATTAGTGCAATTTCTCTGAGAATCTGCAGGTTTGCAGTTTCTTGGTGCAGTCTACATGGTGAAATCATCtgcaaagaaggagagagggaaaaacaatAATGAAACGCAGAAGCCTAGCTCCAGATGTGCCTCAGCAGTTCAATAATTTAGATGGATACCCGTTAGGATAAGATAAACACGATGTGCAGATAAGATCAAGCGATGGAGGATAAGGCAGGGAGCGAACACACACTGGCTTCTAGCTAAGACTGAAATCGGTGGCTGGAACGTTCCCTTGATGAAAACAGTGCTGACATAATTTATTCAGtgaaacagatagagaggagacaacagagagggagagaaacagggcaaagagagagtgagagagacaggacaaaaagagagagagagagcaagatgacAAGGGAAAAGACCTAACATCACTATGCTACTTTGTTCCATCAGGGTAAAGTTCAAAATGAGCTGATGCGAAAATCATGAGGAAAAAGTCTTGAACTTTACCCACAGTATGGAAGAGAAAACAGAAGGTTGGATTATCTTCTGTTATTTTTGTACTTTACCATAAACATAGAGACATGCACATTCAAGTCATTACTTTGATTTCTTAGACctgcatttgtttttctttctctccatctttttagATAGTGCTTTAAAGTTCTACATGCATGTTTTATCATCATATTGCAGAGAAAATGATGCAATTGGAGATGAAAGAGTTCCGCGACACATGAAGGGTAACACCTGCTCAACACTACTTGTGTTTGATGTTATGGCGACTGGTGTTGGGAACATGGGTGTGCAATTCATTTCTTTGAACTAAAGTAAACACGGAATCCATTTATAACCACCAACCTCATTATTATCACTTACAGACCACGACATATATCTCATTCTGTGGTCACTTTGGGCATGTTTTTGTCTCCAGTATCAGCTACGGGGGAAGACTTAGAATTTACCCCCTAAGATTGACTTGCTGGAAAGAGAGCTGTGGACAGACATTTTTGCCAGTAGGGACTCCCCAACAGAGGAACTCTTGTTTCAGGAGGTGAGCTTCTCTTCAGCAAAGACAGAAACAGGGCAGGGGCAAGAGAATGCAgtgaaggagcaggaggagcccATGTAGTAGAGGGCAGGAGAAAACATAGCATATATACAGGTTTGCCTGGTTTCTGTTTCAAATGGTGGCATTGAAAGAAAACATATAATAGTACATATTTACGATTGTAGAAGATATCTGTGATTAAATAAATGAGTAAACATTGTAGTGTGTACTCCATGGCTGAACATGTGACCTATATATGCCTTTCTCACATCTTTCCTGCCACATTAGTTTGCACAGTGAGTTCCTATAAATTATTTGCTACTAAAGCAAATTACTTTATTATTTATGCAATGTTTTACATATACAGCACATTTAGCTGGGCGTGTTGCCATTTTGTTATCAAAACAAACGCGGTTTAATTTTTATTACAACCTGCTGTGCAGCCATGTAAtcatatcaaaataaaagcatTGTAAAAACAGTATATCTTAAAGAAGAATACTGAGGACATTATTAGTTTACAAAACCTAAAGTAAGAAAAGGAAATCTGTTCCACAGCCCTTACAATGTAACTATACCATCATGCACTGTGAAACATGCTTATAATCCATGTATAACAGCTCTGTAttacttacagtaattacattcatttgattaattaatttaacTTAATTAACCTAGGTAATGTAATTTCAAAGTATCATTGTGCACCTTGTAACTCAATATATATCACAGCACCTGCAGTGTAATAATTATGGTGTAATTACATTGTGACAAAGGCTGTATTATATAAAGTGTGTCCATTGATCATCTCTCTTGAATACAGCTAAATGTTTAAACTAGAATATTCACTTGGAAAAGAAGGGTTTCCTCTCTAAATATACCCACTCCCCACCCAGAGTACTTATTTAATCTATTCACTCATTCTGTGTCCTTCTCAGTCCCTGAAATagataaacaaaaataatatgacTCATGTGGGAGCAGGATATTGGATATGCCTGTACTGAaagtatttgactgtgtttcCTACTGTGCACCAATCTTACCAGGTTGAAATGATgatgaaaaaaattataattgtaAATCATAAATCATAGAACTGTTGCAGATGCAGTGAAGTAAACAAACCCACTTGCCACCTGGCTACCCACATCTGAAAACAACTGAAAGCTCCCAGATTCCCTTTACCAAAGTCTCAACCATTGCCTTTGAGATATTTCTATCCAACAGCAGATGCTGGTGTCATTTCCATTTCCCAAAGGGCAGTGAAAATTTTACCAGAGCCTTGGCAGAACACCGAAATGTCAGCATAACCAAATCAGCATCCACTGCCTTTTCCCAAAAACCCATCCTATTCCAGTCTTCAAAGGCCCCGTACTCACGTCGAGAAGGCGTTGTTCTGCTTCACGCAGCGGATGCCCTTGCAGTTGTTGGGCTCGTCGGCCGCCTGCGTCTCGTAGTAGAAGTAGAGCTGGTTGAGGCCGTTGGCGAAGGCCAGCAGCACCAGGCAGTAGATGAAGAGGAACTTGAGGATGTCTAGCAGCATGCGTCCCAGCGAGATCTGCAGCGGGCCCAGGTGCGAGTTGGCCGTGAAGAGGGAGATGAGGCGCAGCGAGCTGAAGATGTTGGCGATAGCGAACAGGGCTTCAGCGATGAGCGTGGGGTGCCACATCTCCCACTCCTCACGCGGACGAGAGCTGTTGtactttttttggggggggacaAAATAGGACAGAAAAATaggaagataaagagagattaatgttaatgtttaaaGAGATATTATGTCAGTCAGTATAGGTTTAAAACGCTCTCAGCTGTTAGTACATCATTAAAAAACAGATGGATAAGGAAAGATCCATCTCGGATTCAACCATACAAGGGAAAAGAAGGGTAAAGACAGATGATTTCAGTTGGGGTAGCTCATTAAACACACCAGCTGTTTATTAGGTTTCTTTTCCAATTTCACATTCTTTGCATTTGGCAGATGGCATAAAAACACATTGCAGTAATTTATCATTAGTAACAGTGTGTGAGTTGTTGAAATAGCTTTCATAAAAATATCATTACAATAATGCAGTAATAGGAAATTGACTGCAACACATCTAGGGTGCCGAGATTAGTAAGTAATATGTCCACATCGATTAGATTGATTAGTGATTAGTGTACATCAGACTGGGCTTTGAGGTTTATATCTTGGTCCGATAAAAGCTATCAATTAAAGTTGGTTTAGCTGCAGCTATTTTCAACCAAATGTATATTATTAGAGCTTACCTTGAAGTAAGCGACCATTTTGAGAGATATAGTGGCCAGGTAGAGTGAATTCATGGCAA from Clupea harengus chromosome 8, Ch_v2.0.2, whole genome shotgun sequence encodes:
- the trpc5a gene encoding short transient receptor potential channel 5a, coding for MNPMAQLYYKKASYSPYRDRIPLQIVRAEAELSPAERAYLTAVEKGDYAGVKHALEEAEIYYNINVNCLDPLGRSALLIAIENENLEVMELLLCHGVLVGDALLYAIRKEVVGAVELLLSYRRPSGEKQVPSMMMDSQFSEFTPDITPIMLAAHTNNYEIIKLLVQRKVTVPRPHQIRCDCVECVSSSEVDSLRHSRSRLNIYKTLASPSLIALSSEDPILTAFRLGWELKELSKVENEFRQEYEELSHQCKLFAKDLLDQARSSRELEIILNHRDDHSEELDPRECRDLAKLKLAIKYHQKEFVAQPNCQQLLATLWYDGFPGWRRRHWVVKLVTCFVIGLLFPVFSLVYLLAPKSPLGLFIKKPFIKFICHTASYLTFLFLLLLASQHIVRTDLHVQGPPPTIVEWMILPWVLGFIWAEIKEMWDGGFTEYVHDWWNLMDFAMNSLYLATISLKMVAYFKYNSSRPREEWEMWHPTLIAEALFAIANIFSSLRLISLFTANSHLGPLQISLGRMLLDILKFLFIYCLVLLAFANGLNQLYFYYETQAADEPNNCKGIRCVKQNNAFSTLFETLQSLFWSVFGLLNLYVTNVKARHEFTEFVGATMFGTYNVISLVVLLNMLIAMMNNSYQLIADHADIEWKFARTKLWMSYFDEGATLPPPFNIIASPKSVWYLCVWVHSKLCAKGQPSPEDHKKHENFKEFTERHADNLIQNQHYQEVIRSLVKRYVAAMIRSAKTDEGLTEENFKELKQDISSFRYEVLDLLGNRKPPRRTYSSSSEATQQDDDLAEDLKTKNPKGVSFSLSSDKRSRDSEFGVSALFRSMSGSRDGDVAANDKKPKSNGLRKFTSSSSFIRNGGRLQRFSRSKKDSLRRLGLLFSRMNGHLPEPASSSRSAYSISDGVDLRMPSDPQVTRSEMHLHQLGGLRLDEMGAHADAHHVSLQQQRQQRQSNGRDGALLLPVAGQPLALGPLHCASSITASSSRLLSSSEDMYEGWVGPCDSLGSISWTGDQEESVTTQL